In Silene latifolia isolate original U9 population chromosome X, ASM4854445v1, whole genome shotgun sequence, the following proteins share a genomic window:
- the LOC141618910 gene encoding uncharacterized protein LOC141618910 codes for MLQIQPEDVEEEIEYWNQAVMCFILGANPLWEVVEGFMRRIWTKFNIDKISFLPNGVFLVRFKSVEMKEKVLLSGHYLFDNKPIIVKEWTKDLELTKANVNSVPAWIRLHNLPIKFWGKSLPKVSSLVGKYVKSDQATNERTRLGFARVMVEMMVDQPLPSEILFKDEKGDVIKVEVEYEWRPITCSKCQGMGHDGDQCKRVEQRKKVVVTTRKVWRPVAKKILEEQAQEAVIDTVLVEQAAGKSPVKNG; via the coding sequence ATGTTACAAATCCAACCTGAGGATGTGGAGGAAGAGATAGAATACTGGAACCAGGCGGTGATGTGCTTCATATTGGGTGCTAATCCGCTGTGGGAGGTGGTGGAGGGATTTATGAGGCGTATTTGGACAAAATTTAACATTGACAAAATTTCCTTCCTTCCAAATGGTGTATTCTTGGTTAGGTTTAAGTCAGTGGAGATGAAGGAGAAAGTCTTATTGTCAGGGCACTATCTATTTGATAACAAGCCAATAATAGTCAAGGAATGGACGAAGGATCTTGAATTAACAAAAGCTAACGTCAACTCTGTCCCTGCCTGGATACGCTTGCATAACTTACCCATTAAGTTCTGGGGTAAGAGTCTGCCAAAGGTTTCAAGCTTGGTGGGCAAATATGTGAAAAGTGATCAGGCTACAAATGAGAGGACGAGATTAGGCTTTGCAAGAGTGATGGTGGAGATGATGGTGGATCAGCCTCTTCCATCAGAAATTTTGTTTAAAGATGAAAAAGGAGATGTGATTAAAGTGGAGGTAGAATATGAATGGAGGCCTATTACTTGCAGTAAGTGTCAAGGAATGGGTCATGATGGGGACCAATGCAAAAGAGTAGAGCAAAGAAAGAAAGTAGTTGTGACCACTAGGAAAGTATGGAGACCTGTTGCTAAGAAAATTCTTGAGGAGCAGGCACAGGAAGCTGTTATTGATACAGTCCTGGTGGAACAAGCAGCTGGTAAGTCTCCAGTCAAGAATGGTTAA
- the LOC141618912 gene encoding uncharacterized protein LOC141618912 — protein sequence MVMNSPLHIHMDSIGFWNIRGMNRVGKQKSINYFLQNKGTGLFGLLETKTKNKNFSKAVNSFNNGWCISTNNGYHSGGRIWILWQPKMFRVNFIKYNAQFIHMKVESLLDKGICYLTMVYAFNGIQDRAPLWNHLRKIAGQTQGPWAIAGDFNCILAASERYGGASTMAEMEPFRRCVEDCEVVDIASTGSLYTWNNKQRPEERIYSRIDRFLVNK from the coding sequence ATGGTAATGAATTCTCCCCTACACATTCACATGGATAGTATTGGTTTTTGGAACATTAGGGGTATGAATAGAGTAGGGAAACAGAAAAGTATTAATTATTTCTTACAAAATAAAGGCACGGGCTTATTTGGTCTATTGGAAACAAAAACCAAGAATAAAAATTTTTCAAAGGCTGTTAATAGTTTCAATAATGGATGGTGTATTTCTACTAATAATGGATATCATAGTGGAGGAAGAATTTGGATTTTATGGCAACCAAAGATGTTTAGAGTGAATTTTATTAAGTACAATGCACAGTTCATTCATATGAAGGTTGAATCTTTGCTTGACAAAGGCATATGCTACTTGACTATGGTCTATGCCTTCAATGGCATTCAAGATAGAGCTCCTCTTTGGAATCATTTGAGGAAGATTGCTGGGCAGACTCAAGGGCCTTGGGCCATAGCAGGTGATTTCAACTGTATCTTAGCTGCCAGTGAGAGATATGGGGGTGCATCCACTATGGCTGAAATGGAACCTTTCAGGAGATGTGTTGAGGACTGTGAGGTGGTGGATATTGCTTCTACTGGCTCCCTGTACACCTGGAATAACAAGCAGAGACCTGAGGAGAGAATTTATAGCAGGATAGATAGATTTTTAGTTAATAAATAA